The region CGCCCGCCAAGAACAAGGTGCGGAAATTGCTAAGGTCATATTGCGCAATAAGAGCACCGGTTGGGTCTTCTTTTTTGATCGCACGGAAGGCGGTAGGTGCCGTAAACAGCGCAGCAACTTTGTGGTCTTGGATAACACGCCAAAATGCGCCTGCATCAGGCGTGCCGACCGGTTTGCCTTCGTAGACCACTGTGGCGCAGCCGTGCAGAAGTGGTCCGTAACAAATGTAGGAATGGCCAACGACCCAGCCCACATCAGAGGCGGCCCAAAACACATCGCCGGGGGTCAAACCATAGTGGTATTGCATGCTCCATTTCAGGGCGACCATATGGCCACCGTTGTCACGCACCACACCCTTTGGTTGGCCCGTCGTGCCAGAGGTATATAGAATATACAGCGGGTCTGTGGCGGCGACTGGTACACATTCTGTGCTTTGGCCCGTCTCAATTGCTGAGCCGACAGCTTGGGCGTAATCGATGTCTCGCCCCGCGACCAAAGTGCAAAGCTGCGTCTCTCGTTGCAAAATGACGCAATGCTTTGGTTTGTTTTCTGACAGCTCGATTGCCGCATCCAACAGAGGTTTATAGGCGATCACCCGCCCCGGTTCGATGCCACAGGACGCAGAAATGATGGCCTTGGGGGCCGCGTCATCAATGCGTGTGGCAAGCTCTTGCGCTGCAAACCCACCAAACACAACCGAATGAATGGCCCCAAGGCGTGCGCAGGCCAGCATCGCAAAAATGGCTTCGGCGACCATCGGCATATAAATCACAACGCGATCGCCTTTGGCCACGCCACTTTGACGTAACACAGCCGCAAGCGCACCAACCTGAGTTTGCATTTCAGCAAAAGTATAGCTGGCAGATCCCCCGGTTACCGGGCTGTCATAGATCAAGCCGGTACGGGCACCTTGGCCTGCCTCGACATGGCGATCTATGCAGTTATAGCAGGTGTTGCAGGTCGCGCCGTCAAACCAGCGGCCATAAGCCCCTTTTTCCGCATTGAAGGTCTGGGTTGCAGGAGAAAACCAATCGATATCCTCGGCAGCTTTCGCCCAAAAGTCCACGGGATTGGCTTGCCAATCAGCATATGTTTCTGCGTAGCGTGACACGGTCATCCCCTTAACAGGTATAGTTCATGCCGAGACGTCCGCCGTCGACATAGATGGTTTCGCCAGTGATGTAGCTTGATTTTTGGGAGCATAAGAAGGCCACAACGTCGCCAATTTCACGTGCGCCGCCGACCCGTTGCAACGGTGTGCGAGACATCACCATTTTCATGGCGTCTGGGTTTGCGTTCACCCCCGCCATCATTTCGGTGTCGATGGAACCAGGGCCTACAGCGTTCACACGGATATTGTGTTTGGCCAAGGAAAGCGCTGCAGCCTTTGTCAGTTGGTTCACCCCGCCTTTGGAGGCGCAATAAGCCGGGATTGAAGGTATAGCGACCTGGGCATTGATCGAGGACATATTGACAATTGCCCCCTCGATGCCTTTGGCCAACATCGTATTTGCGACGCGCTGCATGGCGATAAATACGCCGCGCAGATTCACATTTAACACGCTCTCAAAGGCGTCCAGATCATAGGAAAGAAAGTCGCCCGGCTTGGCAATGCCTGCATTATTCACAAGGGCCGAAATCGGACCAATATCAGCTTCGATATGATCGATGACAGCATTGATTTCAGTGATATCACCCATATCACATTTCAGACCGATGGCGTCTGCACCGAGTTTTTCGGCTGCGGCTTTAGCCCCTGCTTCGTTGATATCAGAAAGCACCACGCGATAGCCGTCTTCGGCAAGGGCTTCGGCACAAGCGTAGCCAATGCCCTGGGCAGCGCCCGTTACAAGTGCAATTGGTTTATCGTTCATCATCTTTTCCTATTATTCTTCAAAACCGTAGTCAGATTTTGCTTGTTCTTTTGTGATCAATCCGGCCGCGAGATCGTCGGCAATGCGGGCGGTTTCGCGCGCCCTTGGATCGCCGTAACCGCCGCCGCCGGGCAAACTGAGTTTGAGACGCTGGCCTGATTTCACCAATTGCCGGCCTTTGCTCCGCAGTTTGGTGCCGTCGGCCAATTCGACGTTGCCTTTGGCCCCTGGCCCGCCGCCATCGCGGCCCCGTGCCGGGTTTTCGACACGATCAAACATAGCGTTGAAATAGATGTCATAGCCGTCACGCGGCTCGATTTCGATCATCTGACCGAGCCCTCCGCGCAATGCGCCAGCGCCACCCGAGCCTTCGCGCAGGTCTTTGCGCCAAATGGTGATCGGGCCAACATGTTCAGTGGCTTCAACGCTCATGGTTGACACGCCTGATGGAAAGGCTGTTGCTGACAGACCATCCAATGCTGGACGGGCGCCTGTGCCACCCGAATTGAACATCAGCACTTCTTTGTTGGGCAAATTGCTGTCTGGATCGCTTGCCCGTGCGGAGATCTGGATGTTCCAAAGGGCGCTTGCGCCTTCTGCTGGTACGGTATTGGGCAAAGCTTGGTGCAACGCGCCCAACACAACATCAGGAACGAGATGCCCAAGGACGTGGCGCACCGACACGGGCGCAGGTCGCTTGGCGGCTAGGATACAGCCTTCGGGCGCGGTGATTTCAAAGGGCTCAAGCGAGCCAGTGTTGTTGGGCACCTGAGGCGCGATTGCACATTTCAGACCATAACACGCATAAGCGCGGGTATAGACTTCGGGCACGTTGACGCCAAAACGGCTCATGCCAGAGGTGCCATCAAAATCTGCTTTGATTTTGTCGCCTGAAATATCGAGACTGACCACCATTTGCACTGGAGCGTCATAACCATCAACCTGCATGCTGTGCTGGAAACTGCCGTCAGGCACTTTAGCAATCGCCTCGTGGGTGGCTTTGCGGCTTGTTTCGATGATAAATTCAGACAGACCTTCGAGGTCAGCAATGCCAAATTCGCCCATCATGGTTTGCAGCCGACGATCGCCCGCTTCGTTGCAAGCGGCTAAGGAATACAGATCCCCGACCACTTGATCCGGTTCGCGTACATTGGCACGCACAATGCTGATTAGATGCTGCGCAACGGTGCCACGCTCGGCAAACTTCATGATGGGGATCAAAAGCCCCTCTTCATAAACTTCGTTCCCATCCGGGCCAAAACCGCGACCGCCGATATCAACAACATGCGCTGTGCAAGCAAAGAACCCGATATGGACACCGTCGCGGAATGTTGGCGAAACCACGGTGATATCGTGCAAATGCCCGGTGCCAAGCCATGGGTCATTGGTGATAAAAACGTCGCCTTCGTAAGTGTTCTGAAGGCCGATTTCGCGCACAAAATGAGTCACGCTTTCAGCCATCGCATTTACATGGCCTGGTGTTCCGGTAACCGCTTGGGCAAGCATGCGCCCTTGGCGGTCAAACAGGCCCGCTGACAGATCGCCTGCTTCGCGCACCGATGTGGAAAAGGCCGTGCGAATAAGGGTAGTCGCTTGTTCTTCGACCACTGCAATAAGGCGGTTCCACATGACCTGAAAGTCAATTGCTGTAGGGCTCATGCTGTGTCTCCTTTACGGCGCAAAAGCAAACTTCCGTCGCCCTGACCAATGGCCCGATAAGCCGAGGTCACAATGGTGGTTGTTTCATTTTCAACAATGACCGCGGGGCCTTCGGCCACAGCTCCTGGCGTCATGGCAGAGCGGGCGATTTCGCGAGCGGTGACCTGTTTCCGTTGGGCCGCGTCATAAAACGAACGGCTGCGCAGTTCCTCGGCGGGTTTGCCTGCCCCGTGAGGCGTCACACGATCAACGTCGGGCAGTACCGAAGCAACCACCAGTGACCAATTCGTGATTTCGATAGGCAGGCCATCAATAATGCGTCCAAAGAGCGTTTGATATGCGGCTTCAAATGCCACCAGGATCTCTGCTTTGTCTGCATCTGCGAACTCTTTGTAAGGCAGAGAAACCGGGATTTCCCAGCCTTGGCCAGAGTAGCGCATAAAGGCGGTGAGCCGCGAGGTTTTAGGCGCGTCTTTGGCCCCTGCTTCGACAAACAGGCGCGCTTCGTTTTCGAGTTCCTGCAATGCTGCATTGACAGCTTGGGCGTCAAATTGGTGCAAGTGCTGAAACAGGCCGCGGGTGGCCTCATAGCTGAATGGAGCTTTCAGAAAACCGATGGCAGAGCCAACCCCGGCACCGGGCGGGATGAGCAGATCGTCGATCCCAAGTTTTTCGCACAGCCGACAGGCGTGTAATGGGGCACCGCCGCCAAAGCCGATCATGGTGAAATGTTCGATATCACGCCCGTTTTCCACAGTATGGACCCGTGCGGCATTTGCCATATTTTCATCGACCATTTCGGTCACGCCAAAGGCCGCATCTTCGGTGCTTGTGCCAAGTTCATCAGCAAGTTTCGCCGCAATGGCGCTGTCGGAATTTGCCGCTGAAAGCGGAATGGCCCCGCCAGCAAAGTTGTCGGGGTCCAGACGACCAAGCAGCAGATTTGCATCTGTTACCGTGGGTTCTGTACCACCCTTTTGATAGCAGGCGGGTCCGGGCTCGGATGCGGCTGATCTGGGTCCAACCTGAATGCGGCCTAAAGAGTCGATGGAAGCAATTGAGCCGCCCCCGGCCCCAATTTCAACCATTTCAACCACCGGCGTGGACACGGTCATTCCGGAGCCTTTTTTGAAACGATAGGTACGGGCCACTTCGAAGGTATTAGCGGTTTTGGGCGCGCCGTCTTCAATAAGGCAAATTTTTGCAGTTGTGCCGCCCATGTCAAAGGAAAGCACTGAATTCAGACCATGTGCTCTGGCGAAATCTGCGGCAAAAATCGCCCCGCCAGCGGGGCCGGATTCAAGCAAGCGCACCGGCTGTTCCGCAGCGGTTTCAACTGAAATCAAGCCACCGCCTGAATGCAACATAAAGACTGGTGCATCCAGCCCTTCTTCGGTCAAGCGTGCCACCAGACGGCCAAGGTAGTCAGCGACCTGCGGCTGAACATAGGCGTTTGCAATCACGGTATTGAACCGCGGCAATTCCCGCATTTGTGGTGAAATCACCGACGAAATCGAAATCGACAATTCCGGAGCCGCAGCCCGAAGTGCCTCTGCCATCTGAACTTCGTGCGCGTTGTTGGCATAGGAATGCATCAACCCGATAGCGACGGCTTCATAGTCGCCAGCGAGCACGGTTTGTACCATTTCGTCGACTTCGGCAGGATCTAGCGGCAACAAAACCTCGCCGTTTGGCCCCATGCGTTCGTTCAACGTCAGACGATCTTGGCGAGGCACCATCGGTTTGGGGAGCGACAGGTTCAGGTCATATTGCTCAAAGCGGTTCTCTGAGCGCATTTCGATCACATCGCGAAAGCCTTCGGTGGTGATAAAGGCCAATTTTGCGCCGCGACGTTCGATCAGCGCATTGGTGACAAGCGTTGTCCCATGGATAACTTGACCAATATCATTCAGGGCGATGCCCGCCTTTTCAGCCGCCAGCTTAATGCCGTCCAAAATGGCTTGCTCTGGGTGGCTGTAGTTCGTCAACACTTTGCAGGTTGAAAGCCCACCAGAGTATTGCAGCGCAACGTCGGTAAATGTACCTCCGATATCTACGCCAATACGGTTCATTGATGTTGTCATGATCTTCAGATGCTCTTGAGGATTTGATTTGCGGTAAAGGCGGTCTGATACACGCGCGACATGATCGGCGCTGTTGGGACCGTGGATAAGGCTGTGATTGGCAGCGGCAGGTCTGTGCGATCCATACCGGTCAGAAGGTCTGACATGGTTTGGCCAAACAGCGTGCCAGTGGTGATGCCGCGTCCATTATAGCCAATGGCAGTAAACAGGTTGTCTTCCAGCTCATAGATTCGCGGCAGGTGATCCGGTGTCATGGCGATTTGGCCATGCCAGGCTTCTTCAAACTCGACCGGTCCCAATGTTGGAAAGATACGCGCAAGCTGTTTGCGTGCCCAGCGCTGTGACAGCCCTGAATATGGATCGCCAAACACCTTGCCCATGCTGCCAATGATCAACCGATCATATGCATCACGACGCAGGTTAAACATTATGGAACCGGTGTCCCAAAGCCCCTGCCGTTGGGGGAATATATGTGCGGCCTCTGGGCCAAGTGGTTTGGTGGCAAGCTGGAAGTAGTGGATTTTGGTGAAGACGCGGTTCAGCTTCGGCCAAAGAGTGTCAGTATAGGCATTGGTGCCCAAAATCACGGATTTTGCGGTGACAGTCCCCTGATCTGTATCGACCTTCCAAAGCGCGCCGTCCTTGCGCAGTTTGGTTGCTGTGACGCCGGTGCTGATTTTCGCACCGGCGCCTATCGCAGCTCGCGCGAGGCCGCGGCAATAGCCCATCGGATTGATCATTCCCGCACGCTGATCGACCAACCCGCCAAAAAACGATGTGGTGCCAATCAGTTCGGAAACTTGTTCGCGGCTGAGTAAATCAACGGGCTCGCCTAACCGTTGCCACTCGTTGTGGCGGTCTTGCAGCTCTTTGAACCCTGCGGGCGAATGCGCGGCATGAATGGTGCCAACGCGCGCTGCCTCACATTGCATCTGGTGTTTCTCGACGAGAGAGTAGACGACTTCCGGCCCCAGCCCAAAACGCTTGATGAAGCGCGGTCCATAAACTTCGCCCAGTTTCTCGCGGACCTGCTGTGGTGGCAGCCACAAGGCGGCGTTCACAAATCCGCAATTGCGACCAGATCCGCCAAAGCCAATTTGCTGGCTTTCAAGAACATAGGTCGACAGGCCTTTTTCGGCACAGTGTAATGCAGAAGACAAACCCGTATAGCCGCCTCCGACAATCGCAACGTCAACTACGGCATCAACCGCCAGGGGGGCGCGAATGTCTCGCTCAAGTGCCGAAGCATCCCAAAGCGAAATTGCAGACTTGCCTGTCATATTTAAGAATCTCCGGTCATCAAGTTTGAATTGCACAAGACGTGCTGAAAGGTTGCACGATCCAGATAGTTGTGTCAATATCCGAAATAAGCGTTCTATATATCAACACAGGAGCAATAATATGTCGAAGCTCAAAATGTCTTCTTCACAAATGGTCAACGATGCGCGAGAGCGCATAGAAGAGGTTGAAACCGCTGACTTAATCGCGCAGTTGGACTCGCCAGATGTGGTTGTGGTTGACCTGCGCGACATTCGCGAGCGGCAAAGAAGCGGGTTTATTCCCGGCAGCTTTCATGCGCCCCGTGGCATGATCGAATTCTGGGTCGATCCAGACAGCCCATATTTCAAAGATATCTTTGCCCAAGAAGGCAAGAAATTTGTATTCCATTGCGCTTCGGGATGGCGTTCAGCCATCACAACAGCCACGTTGCAAGACATGGGTTTTGAAGCCGCCCATTTGAAAAGCGGATTTTCAGATTGGGTGAAACAAGGCGGCCCCGTCGAGATGCCCGAACAAAAGTCTTAAGGCGTCTAGATGCGGCTCAATTTGGAAGACACGCTGCGAGCCGCATGCGCAACCAAAGCCCCGTAACGCTCTGCCCCATTTTCAGGCAGGCTAATATCAGGCAATGAGATGCCCAACGCCCCAACAGTTTCGCCGCTAGGTAGGGTAATGGCAGCCCCAAAACTTAAGATGCGGTTTCGAAACTCGCCGGTGTCATAGGCAAAACCACGGGATTTCGTGGCTTCTATATCGCGATCCAGCGCATCAAGTGAGGTCAGGGTTCGATCCGTAAATCGGTCAAGCGAACCAGAGATCTGGTCACGAATCCGGTCATAGTTTGCCGCAAGAATGGCCTTGCCTGTGCCCACACAATGCAAGGGTGCGCTGCCACCAATAGCATTCCAAGACCGGATCGGTTTTTGGCTGTCTACTTTATCAATGTAGATCACCGATAGATTTTCCTGCACCGCTAGATAGATCGCCTCGCCGGTTTCCTGTGACAGGAATGTCAGCTCAGGGGCAGCGAGTTCTCTTAGGTTAAGATTCTCGACCGACGAACGACCTACTTGCCAGGTTTTCAGGGTGGCCGCATAGGATTTGTCTTCGCCATGCTTTACGTAGCCAAGCGTAGTCAAAGTTTGCAAAAGTCGAAAAGTATTGGATTTCGTAAGACCAAGTTCTTTGGAAAGCTCGGTAACGCCTTTGCCTTTTTGGGCGGCGGCAAGATTTTCTAGAATAGACAGTCCTTTTGACAGCGTTGAGTCAACTTTGGGCTCTTTTTTCACTTGGTCAGTCATTGTCTACTCATCCAATTTTTTACCGTTTAGCAGTATTTTTTTGCTGATAAAAGGCAGGTGGGTTGTGAACCTGCACATCAGGTGGTTCGCCGATGAATTTTCGCACATCAACCAGTGCAGAATGGGACGCTGGACTTTGCGTAAGGGACGATGTGCGCCCATCATGGGTCAGCACATTTGGATTGCCGTGCCTGTCTCTGGCCTGAGGGGCCGAAAAATCGGGGTCAAACCACGCCCCAGTCCACAAAAATACATTTCCCACCGCAACTTCGTCTGAAAGCACAGCCCCCGCCAGACAACGACCGCGGTCATTAAATATCTCGACGATATCGCCATCCAATAACCCGCGAAGAGCCGCATCAGCGGGGTTTATCAGCACAGGTTCGCGCC is a window of Cognatishimia sp. WU-CL00825 DNA encoding:
- a CDS encoding propionyl-CoA synthetase, whose amino-acid sequence is MSRYAETYADWQANPVDFWAKAAEDIDWFSPATQTFNAEKGAYGRWFDGATCNTCYNCIDRHVEAGQGARTGLIYDSPVTGGSASYTFAEMQTQVGALAAVLRQSGVAKGDRVVIYMPMVAEAIFAMLACARLGAIHSVVFGGFAAQELATRIDDAAPKAIISASCGIEPGRVIAYKPLLDAAIELSENKPKHCVILQRETQLCTLVAGRDIDYAQAVGSAIETGQSTECVPVAATDPLYILYTSGTTGQPKGVVRDNGGHMVALKWSMQYHYGLTPGDVFWAASDVGWVVGHSYICYGPLLHGCATVVYEGKPVGTPDAGAFWRVIQDHKVAALFTAPTAFRAIKKEDPTGALIAQYDLSNFRTLFLAGERSDPATITWAQDHLERPVIDHWWQTETGWAMSGNPVGLGAFPIKLGSPGKPMPGYDIQVLDDEGNEVPNGSLGNIVCKLPLPPSGFPTLWKAKDRFHTSYMQEFPGYYATSDAGIIDEDGYVFIMARTDDIINVAGHRLSTGAMEEVISSHPDIAECAVVGAADALKGQMPLGFFVTNDNVDREADILEKELVKLVRSKIGAVAAFKIAVQVQRLPKTRSGKVLRGTMQKIADGVSYKMPAAIDDPAILNEISDALVARNLIGEPA
- a CDS encoding SDR family oxidoreductase, producing the protein MNDKPIALVTGAAQGIGYACAEALAEDGYRVVLSDINEAGAKAAAEKLGADAIGLKCDMGDITEINAVIDHIEADIGPISALVNNAGIAKPGDFLSYDLDAFESVLNVNLRGVFIAMQRVANTMLAKGIEGAIVNMSSINAQVAIPSIPAYCASKGGVNQLTKAAALSLAKHNIRVNAVGPGSIDTEMMAGVNANPDAMKMVMSRTPLQRVGGAREIGDVVAFLCSQKSSYITGETIYVDGGRLGMNYTC
- a CDS encoding hydantoinase B/oxoprolinase family protein, which produces MSPTAIDFQVMWNRLIAVVEEQATTLIRTAFSTSVREAGDLSAGLFDRQGRMLAQAVTGTPGHVNAMAESVTHFVREIGLQNTYEGDVFITNDPWLGTGHLHDITVVSPTFRDGVHIGFFACTAHVVDIGGRGFGPDGNEVYEEGLLIPIMKFAERGTVAQHLISIVRANVREPDQVVGDLYSLAACNEAGDRRLQTMMGEFGIADLEGLSEFIIETSRKATHEAIAKVPDGSFQHSMQVDGYDAPVQMVVSLDISGDKIKADFDGTSGMSRFGVNVPEVYTRAYACYGLKCAIAPQVPNNTGSLEPFEITAPEGCILAAKRPAPVSVRHVLGHLVPDVVLGALHQALPNTVPAEGASALWNIQISARASDPDSNLPNKEVLMFNSGGTGARPALDGLSATAFPSGVSTMSVEATEHVGPITIWRKDLREGSGGAGALRGGLGQMIEIEPRDGYDIYFNAMFDRVENPARGRDGGGPGAKGNVELADGTKLRSKGRQLVKSGQRLKLSLPGGGGYGDPRARETARIADDLAAGLITKEQAKSDYGFEE
- a CDS encoding hydantoinase/oxoprolinase family protein — its product is MTTSMNRIGVDIGGTFTDVALQYSGGLSTCKVLTNYSHPEQAILDGIKLAAEKAGIALNDIGQVIHGTTLVTNALIERRGAKLAFITTEGFRDVIEMRSENRFEQYDLNLSLPKPMVPRQDRLTLNERMGPNGEVLLPLDPAEVDEMVQTVLAGDYEAVAIGLMHSYANNAHEVQMAEALRAAAPELSISISSVISPQMRELPRFNTVIANAYVQPQVADYLGRLVARLTEEGLDAPVFMLHSGGGLISVETAAEQPVRLLESGPAGGAIFAADFARAHGLNSVLSFDMGGTTAKICLIEDGAPKTANTFEVARTYRFKKGSGMTVSTPVVEMVEIGAGGGSIASIDSLGRIQVGPRSAASEPGPACYQKGGTEPTVTDANLLLGRLDPDNFAGGAIPLSAANSDSAIAAKLADELGTSTEDAAFGVTEMVDENMANAARVHTVENGRDIEHFTMIGFGGGAPLHACRLCEKLGIDDLLIPPGAGVGSAIGFLKAPFSYEATRGLFQHLHQFDAQAVNAALQELENEARLFVEAGAKDAPKTSRLTAFMRYSGQGWEIPVSLPYKEFADADKAEILVAFEAAYQTLFGRIIDGLPIEITNWSLVVASVLPDVDRVTPHGAGKPAEELRSRSFYDAAQRKQVTAREIARSAMTPGAVAEGPAVIVENETTTIVTSAYRAIGQGDGSLLLRRKGDTA
- a CDS encoding FAD-binding oxidoreductase, which codes for MTGKSAISLWDASALERDIRAPLAVDAVVDVAIVGGGYTGLSSALHCAEKGLSTYVLESQQIGFGGSGRNCGFVNAALWLPPQQVREKLGEVYGPRFIKRFGLGPEVVYSLVEKHQMQCEAARVGTIHAAHSPAGFKELQDRHNEWQRLGEPVDLLSREQVSELIGTTSFFGGLVDQRAGMINPMGYCRGLARAAIGAGAKISTGVTATKLRKDGALWKVDTDQGTVTAKSVILGTNAYTDTLWPKLNRVFTKIHYFQLATKPLGPEAAHIFPQRQGLWDTGSIMFNLRRDAYDRLIIGSMGKVFGDPYSGLSQRWARKQLARIFPTLGPVEFEEAWHGQIAMTPDHLPRIYELEDNLFTAIGYNGRGITTGTLFGQTMSDLLTGMDRTDLPLPITALSTVPTAPIMSRVYQTAFTANQILKSI
- a CDS encoding rhodanese-like domain-containing protein, whose product is MSKLKMSSSQMVNDARERIEEVETADLIAQLDSPDVVVVDLRDIRERQRSGFIPGSFHAPRGMIEFWVDPDSPYFKDIFAQEGKKFVFHCASGWRSAITTATLQDMGFEAAHLKSGFSDWVKQGGPVEMPEQKS
- a CDS encoding IclR family transcriptional regulator — encoded protein: MTDQVKKEPKVDSTLSKGLSILENLAAAQKGKGVTELSKELGLTKSNTFRLLQTLTTLGYVKHGEDKSYAATLKTWQVGRSSVENLNLRELAAPELTFLSQETGEAIYLAVQENLSVIYIDKVDSQKPIRSWNAIGGSAPLHCVGTGKAILAANYDRIRDQISGSLDRFTDRTLTSLDALDRDIEATKSRGFAYDTGEFRNRILSFGAAITLPSGETVGALGISLPDISLPENGAERYGALVAHAARSVSSKLSRI